The proteins below are encoded in one region of Holophagaceae bacterium:
- a CDS encoding response regulator, whose product MTRLLLVEDNELNRDALTRHLLRRGFEVTSARDGVEGLEIAARERPDLILMDMGLPDLDGQDVTRLLRQDEATAGIPVIALTAHAMETDRKEAFAVGCDDFETKPVDVARLVGKIQALLQARAEGR is encoded by the coding sequence ATGACTAGGTTGCTGCTGGTGGAGGACAACGAATTGAACCGCGATGCGCTAACCCGCCACCTCCTGCGGCGGGGGTTCGAGGTCACCTCGGCCCGGGACGGCGTGGAGGGCCTGGAAATCGCCGCGCGCGAGCGCCCCGATCTCATCCTCATGGACATGGGCTTGCCGGACCTGGACGGCCAGGACGTCACGCGCCTGCTGCGGCAGGATGAGGCCACGGCCGGCATCCCGGTGATCGCCTTGACGGCCCACGCCATGGAGACCGACCGCAAGGAGGCCTTCGCCGTCGGCTGCGACGATTTCGAAACCAAGCCCGTGGATGTGGCGCGGCTCGTGGGGAAGATCCAGGCCCTGCTCCAGGCGCGGGCGGAAGGGAGATGA
- a CDS encoding HAMP domain-containing protein: MAHFQDMSIRRKLTLGMTAIAGAALLLSAMAVLGYESYTYRDAMVRQLVTLGDVVGQNSRAALAFSDAEAAGQILESLKSIPSVDAACLYDPGGRVFATYPRGNASAFPALQPGDQTAFQEGHLVIFHPIRQEGGLAGTVYLRADLKDLKQTLRWNLLFNLGLFCVLGLMVAAIAYRVQRYITAPLLDLAALARLVSDEKDYSVRSVSRGADEIGSLVEAFNNMLSQIQRRDDQLQEYHEHLEEQVSRRTGELVVSNEQLQEAKLRAEAMSRAKSAFLANMSHELRTPLNAILLYSELLGEDAEVQGRESDRMDLQRIHGSGQHLLRLINDILDLSKVEAGKMSLSMETVDLSILVQECLQTVQPLADKNGNTLSWDCAPGIPAFLGDTTKLRQALFNLLSNACKFTAKGSVDLHASTFQREGGTWIRITVRDTGIGMTEAQQERIFQEFTQAEESTSRRYGGTGLGLALSRKLCQLMGGDITVASELGKGSTFTLEIPAPPVAEGGNPAEEAPDD; this comes from the coding sequence ATGGCGCATTTCCAGGACATGTCCATCCGCCGCAAGCTCACGCTCGGGATGACCGCCATCGCCGGCGCAGCGCTGCTGCTCTCGGCGATGGCGGTGCTGGGCTATGAGAGCTACACCTACCGCGATGCGATGGTCCGCCAGCTCGTCACCCTCGGGGATGTGGTGGGCCAGAACAGCCGCGCCGCCTTGGCCTTCAGCGATGCCGAGGCGGCCGGCCAGATTCTGGAGTCCTTGAAATCCATCCCCTCGGTGGATGCCGCGTGCCTCTACGATCCGGGCGGGCGGGTGTTCGCCACCTATCCGCGCGGCAACGCCTCGGCCTTCCCCGCGCTCCAGCCCGGGGACCAGACCGCCTTCCAGGAAGGGCACCTGGTGATCTTCCATCCCATCCGGCAGGAGGGCGGCCTCGCCGGCACGGTCTATCTCCGGGCTGACCTGAAGGACCTGAAGCAGACCCTGCGATGGAACCTGCTCTTCAACCTGGGCCTGTTCTGCGTGCTGGGGCTGATGGTGGCGGCCATCGCCTACCGCGTGCAGCGCTACATCACCGCGCCGCTGCTGGACCTGGCGGCCCTGGCCAGGCTCGTTTCCGATGAAAAGGACTACTCCGTGCGGTCCGTCAGCCGCGGCGCCGATGAAATCGGATCGCTGGTGGAGGCCTTCAACAACATGCTGAGCCAGATACAGCGCCGGGACGACCAGCTCCAGGAATACCACGAGCACCTCGAGGAGCAGGTCTCCCGCCGCACGGGAGAACTGGTGGTGAGCAACGAGCAATTGCAGGAAGCCAAGCTCAGGGCCGAGGCCATGAGCCGCGCGAAGAGCGCCTTCCTGGCCAACATGAGCCACGAGCTGCGGACCCCATTGAACGCGATCCTCCTCTACAGCGAGCTGCTGGGCGAGGATGCCGAGGTCCAGGGCCGCGAATCGGACCGCATGGACCTGCAGCGCATCCATGGATCGGGACAGCATCTGCTGCGGCTGATCAACGACATCCTGGATCTTTCCAAGGTGGAGGCCGGAAAGATGAGCCTGTCCATGGAGACGGTGGACCTGTCGATCCTGGTGCAGGAATGCCTCCAGACCGTCCAGCCGCTTGCCGACAAGAACGGGAACACGCTGTCCTGGGACTGCGCGCCTGGCATCCCGGCCTTCCTGGGGGACACCACCAAGCTGCGCCAGGCCCTGTTCAACTTGTTGAGCAATGCTTGCAAGTTCACAGCCAAGGGAAGCGTGGACCTCCATGCCTCGACCTTCCAGCGAGAGGGCGGCACCTGGATCCGGATCACGGTGCGGGATACGGGCATAGGCATGACCGAAGCCCAGCAAGAACGCATCTTCCAGGAATTCACGCAGGCCGAGGAAAGCACCTCCCGCCGCTACGGAGGCACGGGCCTGGGCCTGGCCCTGAGCCGCAAACTCTGCCAGCTCATGGGCGGCGACATCACCGTTGCCAGCGAGCTTGGCAAAGGGTCCACATTCACCTTGGAGATCCCGGCCCCGCCGGTCGCCGAAGGCGGAAATCCCGCGGAAGAGGCCCCCGATGACTAG
- a CDS encoding YfiR family protein, whose translation MLRSLRIPTIVLAGAALAGAGVAGQEPQPEYTLKARFLLQFPEFVAWPPEAGLGDATRPFVLLVLGASPFDHRLDEAAASRKVKGHPVKIVYSNDPGVISGCQMVFICASEKGRLKEIMAHVGNRPVLTVGDTEGFGKKGVMINLAIEDDLPRFEINLGVARWNNLGMSAQLLSLARKVW comes from the coding sequence ATGCTCCGGAGTTTGAGGATTCCCACGATCGTCCTGGCCGGCGCAGCGCTGGCGGGGGCCGGCGTGGCGGGCCAGGAACCGCAGCCCGAGTACACCCTGAAAGCGCGCTTCCTCCTGCAGTTCCCTGAATTCGTGGCCTGGCCTCCCGAGGCGGGCCTGGGCGATGCCACCAGACCCTTTGTGCTGTTGGTTCTTGGGGCTTCCCCCTTCGACCATCGCCTGGACGAAGCCGCCGCATCCCGGAAAGTGAAGGGGCACCCGGTGAAGATCGTGTATTCAAACGATCCAGGCGTCATAAGCGGCTGCCAGATGGTGTTCATCTGCGCTTCAGAGAAGGGCCGGTTGAAGGAAATCATGGCGCATGTCGGGAACCGGCCGGTGTTGACCGTGGGAGATACAGAGGGCTTCGGCAAGAAAGGCGTAATGATCAACCTGGCCATCGAGGACGACCTTCCGCGCTTCGAAATCAACCTGGGCGTCGCCCGCTGGAACAACCTGGGCATGAGCGCCCAATTGCTCAGCCTCGCCCGGAAGGTCTGGTAG
- a CDS encoding rhodanese-like domain-containing protein has protein sequence MMEISAIALLVPPVETPLLDRPEILIPGAIAVLAVTVLLCMWVIKLPTALRSRKGGVLDPLQLEVLMPGVRPIIVDLRPREEFLGKHGHIRSAISVPIPEIMERIDEIRKESKGKPVVLVDETDELSHSARPIFEANGFTWLYVLKGGLRAWRAGKLPVYKAQS, from the coding sequence CTGCTCGATCGTCCCGAGATCCTGATTCCTGGCGCCATCGCCGTGTTGGCCGTCACCGTGCTGCTTTGCATGTGGGTCATCAAGCTGCCGACGGCCCTCCGCTCGCGCAAAGGCGGCGTGCTGGACCCCCTCCAATTGGAGGTGCTGATGCCCGGCGTGAGGCCCATCATCGTGGACCTGCGCCCCCGCGAGGAATTCCTCGGCAAGCATGGCCACATCCGCAGCGCCATCTCCGTACCCATTCCAGAGATCATGGAGCGCATCGACGAAATCCGAAAGGAGTCCAAGGGCAAACCCGTGGTCCTGGTGGATGAGACCGACGAACTCTCCCACAGCGCCAGGCCGATTTTCGAGGCCAATGGTTTCACCTGGCTGTATGTGCTCAAGGGCGGCCTGCGGGCCTGGCGCGCGGGCAAGCTGCCGGTCTACAAAGCCCAATCCTAA